Proteins encoded by one window of Panicum virgatum strain AP13 chromosome 7N, P.virgatum_v5, whole genome shotgun sequence:
- the LOC120682635 gene encoding rust resistance kinase Lr10-like: MGNAAIPIISSIAGTATVVVMIFLIRRCRVVRKKMKKKIGKKIMEEIERMNREVQACKALEDVVIEIGPVEKFLNEILNEKPMRFSSEQLAACTRNYSSELGSGGFGVVYKGDLPNGLPVAVKVLKVSMNKKVQEAFMAEIGTIGRTYHVHLVRLYGFCFDRDTKALVYEFLENGSLEKYLYGDEEGKAPRLEWRMLHSIAVGTAKGIRYLHEECQQRIVHYDIKPANILLTADFTPKVADFGLARLGERENTHMSLTGGGRGTPGYAAPELWMALPATEKCDVYSFGMVLFEILGRRRNFDPCEGESKEWFPRWVWEKYEQGEIECVVSCDGIGEADRDKAEMMCKVALWCVQFQPAARPTMSSVVRMLEGEMAIVPPANPFHYVMDSSSGSLSSGMWSGTYQSSRDTTGRNSELSGSHAALPVDAMIEDVKGADASVSMK; the protein is encoded by the exons ATGGGAAATGCCGCTATTCCAATCA TTTCCTCAATCGCAGGAACTGCGACGGTAGTAGTGATGATCTTCCTTATCAGGAGATGCCGCGtcgtgaggaagaagatgaagaagaagatcggGAAGAAAATCATGGAGGAGATTGAGAGAATGAACCGCGAGGTTCAAGCCTGCAAGGCCTTGGAAGACGTGGTGATCGAGATCGGGCCGGTGGAGAAGTTCCTGAACGAGATCCTCAACGAGAAGCCCATGCGTTTCAGCTCCGAGCAGCTGGCGGCCTGCACCCGGAACTACTCGTCGGAGCTGGGGTCCGGCGGCTTCGGCGTGGTCTACAAGGGCGACTTGCCGAACGGTCTTCCGGTGGCCGTGAAGGTCCTGAAGGTGTCCATGAACAAGAAGGTGCAGGAGGCGTTCATGGCGGAGATCGGCACCATCGGCCGGACGTACCACGTGCACCTCGTCCGGCTCTACGGCTTCTGCTTCGACAGGGACACCAAGGCGCTAGTCTACGAGTTCTTGGAGAACGGCTCCCTCGAGAAGTACCtctacggcgacgaggagggcaAGGCGCCGAGGCTGGAGTGGAGGATGCTGCACAGCATCGCCGTCGGCACGGCGAAGGGGATCCGGTACCTGCACGAGGAGTGCCAGCAGCGGATCGTGCACTACGACATCAAGCCGGCCAACATCCTCCTCACCGCCGACTTCACCCCGAAGGTGGCCGACTTCGGGCTGGCGCGGCTCGGCGAGCGGGAGAACACGCACATGTCGCtgaccggcggcgggcgcgggacgCCCGGGTACGCGGCGCCGGAGCTGTGGATGGCGCTGCCGGCGACGGAGAAGTgcgacgtgtacagcttcggGATGGTGCTGTTCGAGatcctggggcggcggcggaacttcGACCCCTGCGAGGGCGAGAGCAAGGAGTGGTTCCCGAGGTGGGTGTGGGAGAAGTACGAGCAGGGCGAGATCGAGTGCGTCGTGTCCTGCGACGGCATCGGGGAGGCGGACAGGGACAAGGCGGAGATGATGTGCAAGGTGGCGCTGTGGTGCGTGCAGTTCcagccggcggcgcgcccgacGATGAGCAGCGTGGTGCGGATGCTGGAGGGGGAGATGGCCATCGTCCCGCCGGCGAACCCCTTCCACTACGTGATGGACAGTAGCAGCGGCTCGTTGAGCTCGGGGATGTGGAGCGGCACGTACCAGAGCAGCAGGGACACCACCGGCAGAAACAGCGAGCTGTCAGGGAGCCATGCTGCCTTGCCGGTTGACGCGATGATCGAAGATGTCAAGGGGGCTGATGCGTCGGTGTCAATGAAATAG
- the LOC120683843 gene encoding acanthoscurrin-1-like isoform X1: MVRASLFAVHDAVASGHVSPVAVVVLAVAATVAVAAIAAFGCAQGAKKPPRQNNNVSYYGQGYPPPPAGAYGYPAQKPAPGYAYPQQQQTAGRPGRSGLGSGAAGLAVGAVGGLAAGAVIGSALSSGGGCGGGGCGGGGCGGGGCGGGGCGGGGCGGGCGG, translated from the coding sequence ATGGTGCGGGCGAGTCTTTTCGCCGTGCACGACGCCGTAGCTAGTGGGCACGTCAGCCCCGTGGCCGTCGTGGTGCTCGCGGTGGCCGCGACAGTGGCCGTGGCGGCGATCGCGGCGTTCGGGTGCGCGCAGGGCGCCAAGAAGCCGCCCAGGCAGAACAACAACGTCTCCTACTACGGACAGGGATACCCGCCGCCTCCCGCGGGGGCGTACGGCTACCCGGCGCAGAAGCCGGCCCCCGGCTACGCGtacccgcagcagcagcagaccgcCGGGAGGCCCGGCCGCAGCGGGCTCGGGTCCGGCGCGGCGGGTCTCGCCGTCGGCGCGGTCGGTGggctggccgccggcgcggtCATCGGCTCGGCGCTCAGCTCCGGCGGAGGGTGCGGAGGTGGTGGTTGCGGAGGCGGCGGgtgcggtggcggtggttgcggaggcggcgggtgcggtggcggtggttgTGGCGGCGGGTGCGGCGGTTGA
- the LOC120683843 gene encoding acanthoscurrin-2-like isoform X2 encodes MVRASLFAVHDAVASGHVSPVAVVVLAVAATVAVAAIAAFGCAQGAKKPPRQNNNVSYYGQGYPPPPAGAYGYPAQQQQTAGRPGRSGLGSGAAGLAVGAVGGLAAGAVIGSALSSGGGCGGGGCGGGGCGGGGCGGGGCGGGGCGGGCGG; translated from the exons ATGGTGCGGGCGAGTCTTTTCGCCGTGCACGACGCCGTAGCTAGTGGGCACGTCAGCCCCGTGGCCGTCGTGGTGCTCGCGGTGGCCGCGACAGTGGCCGTGGCGGCGATCGCGGCGTTCGGGTGCGCGCAGGGCGCCAAGAAGCCGCCCAGGCAGAACAACAACGTCTCCTACTACGGACAGGGATACCCGCCGCCTCCCGCGGGGGCGTACGGCTACCCGG cgcagcagcagcagaccgcCGGGAGGCCCGGCCGCAGCGGGCTCGGGTCCGGCGCGGCGGGTCTCGCCGTCGGCGCGGTCGGTGggctggccgccggcgcggtCATCGGCTCGGCGCTCAGCTCCGGCGGAGGGTGCGGAGGTGGTGGTTGCGGAGGCGGCGGgtgcggtggcggtggttgcggaggcggcgggtgcggtggcggtggttgTGGCGGCGGGTGCGGCGGTTGA
- the LOC120683843 gene encoding acanthoscurrin-2-like isoform X3: MVRASLFAVHDAVASGHVSPVAVVVLAVAATVAVAAIAAFGCAQGAKKPPRQNNNVSYYGQGYPPPPAGAYGYPAQQQQTAGRPGRSGLGSGAAGLAVGAVGGLAAGAVIGSALSSGGGCGGGGCGGGGCGGGGCGGGGCGGGGCGGGCGG, encoded by the exons ATGGTGCGGGCGAGTCTTTTCGCCGTGCACGACGCCGTAGCTAGTGGGCACGTCAGCCCCGTGGCCGTCGTGGTGCTCGCGGTGGCCGCGACAGTGGCCGTGGCGGCGATCGCGGCGTTCGGGTGCGCGCAGGGCGCCAAGAAGCCGCCCAGGCAGAACAACAACGTCTCCTACTACGGACAGGGATACCCGCCGCCTCCCGCGGGGGCGTACGGCTACCCGGCGCAG cagcagcagaccgcCGGGAGGCCCGGCCGCAGCGGGCTCGGGTCCGGCGCGGCGGGTCTCGCCGTCGGCGCGGTCGGTGggctggccgccggcgcggtCATCGGCTCGGCGCTCAGCTCCGGCGGAGGGTGCGGAGGTGGTGGTTGCGGAGGCGGCGGgtgcggtggcggtggttgcggaggcggcgggtgcggtggcggtggttgTGGCGGCGGGTGCGGCGGTTGA